A single window of Pseudarthrobacter psychrotolerans DNA harbors:
- a CDS encoding hydrogenase expression protein HypE, producing MPTETSLRAEETLIHVLWINAGLSCDGDSVALTAATQPSVEEIALGALPGLPRIAMHWPLIDFECGPQEGADDFLEWFRKADRGELEPFVLVVEGSIPNEKLHDPGGYWCGFGNDLETGQPITTSEWLDRLAPKATAIIAAGTCATYGGIHAMAGNPTGAMGVPDYLGYDWKSKAGIPIVCVPGCPIQPDNLSETMTYLLYQATGQAPMIPLDDALRPTWLFGKTVHEGCDRAGYYEQGDFATEYGSPKCIVKLGCWGPVVKCNVPKRGWMNGIGGCPNVGGICIGCTMPGFPDKFMPFMDEPPGGKLSTSTIRPYGAAIRALRGITTHTLDQEPKWRRPGRELLTGAQRTW from the coding sequence ATGCCTACCGAAACTTCCCTCAGAGCCGAAGAAACCCTGATTCACGTGCTCTGGATCAACGCAGGGCTGAGCTGCGACGGCGATTCCGTCGCCCTGACAGCGGCCACCCAGCCCAGCGTGGAGGAGATCGCGCTCGGCGCACTGCCCGGACTGCCCCGGATTGCCATGCACTGGCCCCTGATCGACTTTGAGTGCGGCCCCCAGGAAGGGGCGGACGACTTCCTGGAATGGTTCCGGAAAGCGGACCGCGGCGAGCTTGAACCGTTCGTCCTGGTGGTTGAAGGGTCCATCCCCAACGAGAAGCTCCACGATCCAGGCGGTTACTGGTGCGGGTTCGGCAACGACCTCGAGACCGGCCAGCCGATCACCACCAGCGAGTGGCTGGACCGCCTGGCACCCAAAGCCACGGCCATCATCGCCGCAGGCACTTGCGCAACGTACGGCGGCATCCATGCCATGGCGGGTAACCCCACCGGCGCCATGGGCGTCCCGGACTACCTCGGCTATGACTGGAAGTCCAAGGCCGGCATCCCGATCGTCTGCGTCCCCGGGTGCCCCATCCAGCCGGACAACCTCTCCGAAACCATGACCTACCTGCTGTACCAGGCCACCGGACAGGCCCCCATGATCCCGCTGGATGATGCCCTGCGGCCCACCTGGCTGTTCGGGAAGACAGTGCACGAAGGCTGTGACCGGGCAGGCTACTACGAGCAGGGCGATTTCGCCACCGAGTACGGCTCCCCGAAGTGCATCGTCAAACTTGGCTGCTGGGGCCCGGTGGTCAAGTGCAACGTGCCCAAGCGCGGCTGGATGAACGGGATCGGCGGCTGCCCCAACGTGGGCGGCATCTGCATCGGCTGCACCATGCCGGGCTTCCCGGACAAGTTCATGCCGTTTATGGACGAGCCACCCGGCGGCAAGCTCTCCACGAGCACCATCCGCCCGTACGGGGCCGCCATCAGGGCGTTGCGCGGCATCACCACCCACACGCTGGACCAGGAGCCCAAGTGGCGCCGGCCCGGACGCGAGCTCCTTACCGGCGCCCAGCGCACCTGGTAA
- the hypB gene encoding hydrogenase nickel incorporation protein HypB, with protein MYSLEVPGAQAHEHSHETGHTHTHDGHTHSHPHDHDHSHNHAHSHPHDHDHDHNLTHPHADGHMHTQTHTPELIPLEQNLLAKNNLLAERNRGWLAGRKVRALNMMSSPGAGKTTLLVRTLTELGDRLQAGVIEGDQETSLDAERIRKASRPVVQINTGAGCHLDADMLRRGLDALDPPMGSTVFIENVGNLVCPALFDLGEAAKVVVVSVTEGDDKPQKYPHMFMAADLVIINKSDLLPYVEFDVDECVRRIRRLNAHAQFLVLSATTGDGITAWYDWLDGRPSRTETLAGSLSGPPEESLTDAH; from the coding sequence GTGTACTCCCTCGAAGTGCCGGGGGCGCAAGCGCATGAGCATTCCCACGAAACTGGACACACGCACACGCACGACGGGCACACGCACAGCCACCCTCACGACCATGACCACTCCCACAACCACGCGCACTCCCACCCGCATGACCACGACCATGACCACAACCTCACGCACCCCCATGCCGACGGTCACATGCACACCCAAACCCACACCCCGGAACTCATCCCGCTGGAGCAGAACCTGCTGGCCAAGAACAACCTCCTCGCGGAACGGAACCGCGGCTGGCTCGCCGGACGGAAGGTCCGGGCCCTGAACATGATGAGCTCCCCCGGCGCCGGCAAGACCACGCTCCTGGTGCGGACGCTCACGGAGCTGGGCGACCGGCTGCAGGCCGGCGTCATTGAAGGGGACCAGGAAACCTCCCTCGACGCCGAGCGCATCCGCAAAGCCAGCCGACCCGTGGTGCAGATCAACACAGGAGCGGGCTGCCACCTGGACGCCGATATGCTCCGCCGCGGGCTCGACGCGCTCGATCCCCCGATGGGTTCCACGGTGTTTATCGAGAACGTGGGAAACCTCGTTTGCCCCGCGCTGTTTGATCTGGGCGAAGCAGCGAAAGTAGTAGTCGTCTCAGTGACGGAAGGTGATGACAAACCGCAGAAGTACCCGCACATGTTCATGGCAGCTGACCTGGTGATCATCAACAAGTCGGACCTGCTCCCCTACGTCGAGTTCGACGTCGACGAATGCGTTCGCCGCATCCGTCGCCTGAACGCGCACGCACAATTCCTGGTCCTCTCGGCCACTACTGGCGACGGCATTACCGCCTGGTACGACTGGCTGGACGGCCGCCCCTCCCGGACAGAGACCCTCGCAGGGTCTTTGTCAGGGCCTCCGGAAGAGTCCCTGACAGACGCACACTGA